From one Catenuloplanes nepalensis genomic stretch:
- a CDS encoding endo-1,4-beta-xylanase, with product MTDDSKRPPRRHRRPLQAAFAVLLAAGAVIAIPQLADAATTLQSLARAKGKTVGFALTSSYLNEPAYRNIADTEFNLVVAENAMKWSETEPSRNQFTYAAGDAVADYAASGGKQLYGHALVWHQQYPGWVDGISGGTDLLAAMKNHIANVAGHYAGEVVAWDVVNEAFEDNGSRRQSIFQTRIGDSYIEEAFKAARAADPAAKLCINDYSTDAINAKSTAIYNLVRDFTSRGVPIDCVGFQAHLILGQVPSDLQANLRRFADLGVDVRITELDVRLQTPADASELATQRSDYQKVFTACANVTRCTGVTVWGITDKYSWVPDVFPGYGAALMWDENYAKKPAYDGAAAGFGGTVTTPTPTTTTGSPSPNPTTPGPGGGCAVSYGVNQWNTGFTANVTVRNTGSGAVDGWTLRWSYTGGQTVTQSWSSSVTQSGTAVTATNAAWNASIPAGGSTSFGFNGTHSGSNPAPAAFTLNGAACSMAQG from the coding sequence ATGACCGACGACTCGAAGCGCCCGCCGAGACGTCACCGGCGCCCGCTGCAGGCCGCGTTCGCCGTGCTGCTCGCGGCCGGCGCCGTGATCGCGATCCCGCAACTCGCCGACGCCGCCACCACGCTGCAGAGCCTCGCGCGGGCGAAGGGCAAGACGGTCGGCTTCGCGCTCACGTCGAGCTATCTGAACGAGCCCGCGTACAGGAACATCGCCGACACCGAGTTCAACCTGGTCGTGGCCGAGAACGCGATGAAGTGGTCGGAGACCGAGCCGTCCCGCAACCAGTTCACCTACGCGGCCGGTGACGCGGTCGCGGACTACGCGGCGTCCGGCGGCAAGCAGCTCTACGGGCACGCGCTGGTCTGGCACCAGCAGTACCCGGGCTGGGTGGACGGCATCAGCGGCGGCACCGACCTGCTCGCCGCCATGAAGAACCACATCGCGAACGTGGCCGGGCACTACGCCGGCGAGGTCGTCGCCTGGGACGTGGTCAACGAGGCGTTCGAGGACAACGGCTCGCGGCGTCAGTCGATCTTCCAGACCCGGATCGGCGACTCGTACATCGAGGAGGCGTTCAAGGCCGCGCGCGCGGCGGACCCGGCCGCGAAGCTGTGCATCAACGACTATTCCACGGACGCGATCAACGCGAAGAGCACCGCGATCTACAACCTGGTGCGGGACTTCACGTCGCGCGGCGTGCCGATCGACTGCGTCGGATTCCAGGCCCATCTGATCCTCGGCCAGGTCCCGTCCGACCTGCAGGCCAACCTGCGGCGCTTCGCGGATCTGGGCGTGGACGTGCGGATCACCGAGCTGGACGTGCGACTGCAGACGCCGGCCGACGCGTCGGAGCTGGCCACGCAGCGGAGCGACTACCAGAAGGTCTTCACGGCCTGTGCGAACGTCACGCGCTGCACCGGCGTGACGGTCTGGGGCATCACGGACAAATACTCCTGGGTGCCGGACGTCTTCCCCGGGTACGGCGCCGCGCTGATGTGGGACGAGAACTACGCGAAGAAGCCGGCCTACGACGGCGCGGCGGCGGGCTTCGGCGGCACGGTCACCACGCCGACACCGACCACCACGACCGGCTCACCGTCGCCGAACCCGACCACGCCGGGACCGGGCGGCGGCTGCGCGGTCAGTTACGGCGTGAACCAGTGGAACACCGGTTTCACCGCGAACGTGACCGTGCGGAACACCGGGAGCGGCGCGGTCGACGGCTGGACGCTGCGCTGGAGCTACACCGGCGGCCAGACCGTCACGCAGTCGTGGAGTTCCTCGGTCACCCAGTCCGGCACGGCGGTCACCGCGACGAACGCGGCCTGGAACGCGTCGATCCCGGCCGGTGGCAGCACATCGTTCGGCTTCAACGGCACGCACAGCGGCAGCAACCCGGCGCCGGCCGCGTTCACGTTGAACGGTGCGGCCTGCTCGATGGCCCAGGGGTAA
- a CDS encoding LacI family DNA-binding transcriptional regulator — translation MTVGEGRRVTITAIAAEAGVSVPTVSRVLNGRSDVSPQTRERVEELLRQHGYRRRAARSRVSASLIDLVFNDLDSPWAVEIIRGVEDVAHAAGVGTVVSAIHQRSTSARQWLQNLRARATDGVIFVVSDLSPPLLAELRRLNIPMVVVDPAGVPAVDTPTIGATNWAGGLSATEHLLSLGHRRIGFIAGPKRLLCSRARLDGYRAGLEAAGIEVEEELLFQGDFYHESGFAGGAAMLELDDPPTAIFASSDQMAFGVYEAVRRRGLRVPDDISVVGFDDLPEARWASPPLTTVRQPLAEMGLLAARTVLRLAQGEEIETPRIELATDLVIRDSTAAV, via the coding sequence GTGACCGTCGGCGAGGGACGCAGGGTCACCATCACCGCGATCGCCGCGGAGGCCGGCGTCTCGGTCCCGACCGTCTCGCGCGTGCTCAACGGCCGGTCGGACGTGTCGCCGCAGACCCGGGAGCGCGTCGAGGAACTGCTGCGCCAGCACGGTTACCGGCGTCGCGCCGCCCGCAGCCGGGTCTCCGCCAGCCTGATCGACCTGGTCTTCAACGACCTGGACAGCCCGTGGGCCGTCGAGATCATCCGGGGTGTGGAGGACGTGGCGCACGCGGCCGGCGTCGGCACCGTGGTCTCCGCGATCCACCAGCGCTCCACCTCGGCCCGGCAGTGGCTGCAGAACCTGCGGGCCCGCGCCACCGACGGCGTCATCTTCGTCGTCTCCGACCTGTCGCCGCCGCTGCTGGCCGAGCTGCGCCGGCTGAACATCCCGATGGTGGTGGTCGACCCGGCCGGCGTGCCCGCGGTGGACACCCCGACGATCGGCGCGACGAACTGGGCGGGCGGCCTCAGCGCGACCGAGCACCTGCTGTCGCTGGGTCACCGGCGGATCGGGTTCATCGCCGGGCCGAAGCGGCTGCTCTGCTCGCGCGCCCGGCTGGACGGTTACCGCGCGGGTCTGGAGGCGGCCGGCATCGAGGTCGAGGAAGAGCTGCTCTTCCAGGGCGACTTCTACCACGAGTCCGGGTTCGCCGGCGGCGCCGCGATGCTGGAGCTGGACGACCCGCCGACCGCGATCTTCGCGTCCAGCGACCAGATGGCGTTCGGGGTCTATGAGGCGGTCCGCCGGCGCGGGCTGCGCGTGCCGGACGACATCAGCGTGGTGGGTTTCGACGATCTTCCGGAGGCGCGCTGGGCCTCGCCGCCGCTCACCACGGTGCGCCAGCCACTGGCCGAGATGGGGTTGCTGGCTGCGCGGACGGTGTTGCGGCTGGCGCAGGGCGAGGAGATCGAGACGCCGCGCATCGAGCTCGCCACCGACCTGGTGATCCGCGACAGCACCGCTGCGGTGTGA
- the yjfF gene encoding galactofuranose ABC transporter, permease protein YjfF yields the protein MSTLTTPTGTRLARVFTGRQRYVPILATAGVLLLMWIGGSLTYDNFADLQVLLNVFKDNAFLLVLAVGMTFVILSGGIDLSVGSMLALSTMLCAWLITEEGWSPGAVIPLVLVVGAVSGSAMGAIIHFFEVPPFIATLAGMFLARGLCYVISTDSIRISHPFFTDTANTMVPLGDYRIDPSVVTSLIVVALAFVVLHYTRFGRNVYAIGGNEQSALLMGLPVALTKVGVYAVSGLCATGAGVLYTFYTGAGYSNTGIGMELDAIAAVVIGGTLLTGGSGFVLGTVLGVLVFGVIQTIIQFEGLLSWWTRIAVGALLLLFIVLQRVIGARKT from the coding sequence GTGAGCACTCTGACGACTCCTACCGGCACCAGGCTGGCCAGGGTCTTCACCGGCCGGCAGCGGTACGTGCCGATCCTCGCCACCGCCGGCGTGCTGCTGCTGATGTGGATCGGCGGCTCGCTCACCTACGACAACTTCGCGGACCTCCAGGTGCTGCTGAACGTGTTCAAGGACAACGCGTTCCTGCTGGTGCTCGCGGTCGGCATGACGTTCGTGATCCTGAGCGGCGGCATCGACCTGTCGGTCGGCTCGATGCTGGCGCTCTCCACCATGCTCTGCGCCTGGCTGATCACCGAGGAGGGCTGGTCGCCCGGCGCGGTGATCCCGCTGGTGCTGGTGGTCGGCGCGGTGTCCGGCAGCGCGATGGGCGCGATCATCCACTTCTTCGAGGTGCCGCCGTTCATCGCGACGCTCGCCGGCATGTTCCTGGCCCGCGGCCTCTGCTACGTGATCAGCACGGACTCGATCAGGATCAGCCACCCGTTCTTCACCGACACCGCCAACACCATGGTCCCGCTCGGCGACTACCGGATCGATCCCAGCGTGGTGACCTCGCTGATCGTGGTCGCGCTCGCGTTCGTGGTGCTGCACTACACGCGCTTCGGCCGCAACGTCTACGCGATCGGCGGCAACGAGCAGTCCGCGCTGCTGATGGGCCTGCCGGTGGCGCTGACGAAGGTCGGCGTCTACGCGGTGAGCGGCCTGTGCGCGACCGGTGCCGGCGTGCTCTACACGTTCTACACCGGCGCGGGATACAGCAACACCGGCATCGGCATGGAGCTGGACGCGATCGCGGCCGTGGTCATCGGTGGCACGCTGCTGACCGGCGGCTCCGGGTTCGTGCTCGGCACCGTGCTGGGCGTGCTGGTCTTCGGCGTGATCCAGACGATCATCCAGTTCGAGGGTCTGCTGTCCTGGTGGACCCGGATCGCCGTGGGCGCGCTGCTGCTGCTCTTCATCGTGCTCCAGCGCGTGATCGGCGCCCGCAAGACTTGA
- a CDS encoding ABC transporter permease produces MAAVTRHRLFWPVLVLVVLLLGNLIEKPDFFAIRIQDGHLYGSVIDILRFGAPLMLVALGMTLVIATGGIDLSVGSVVSIAGAVACLHISRQADQNAVSGVLLAVAMALGVTLLFGAFNGVMVSWIGIQPIIATLILMVAGRGIAQLIMDGQIITINSAPYKWIGAGWLLTLPAAVLIALTMIGITALIMRRSALGLLLESVGGNAEASRLVGIRARSLVLLVYAVSGLCAGLAGLMISSNVSSADGNNAGLLIELDAILAVVIGGTALTGGRFSIGGTVIGALVIQTLSTTVYTLGVPPETTLIFKAVVVTIVCLLQSPAFRSKVFGRWGPRRTPPPSSGSPSEPTSEKVPA; encoded by the coding sequence ATGGCCGCGGTGACCAGACATCGTCTCTTCTGGCCGGTCCTGGTGCTGGTGGTGCTGCTGCTCGGCAACCTGATCGAGAAGCCGGACTTCTTCGCGATCCGGATTCAGGACGGGCACCTCTACGGCAGCGTGATCGACATCCTCCGGTTCGGCGCGCCGCTGATGCTGGTCGCGCTCGGCATGACGCTGGTGATCGCGACCGGCGGCATCGACCTCTCCGTCGGATCCGTGGTCTCCATCGCCGGCGCGGTGGCCTGCCTGCACATCAGTAGGCAGGCCGATCAGAACGCGGTGAGCGGCGTGCTGCTCGCGGTCGCCATGGCGCTCGGCGTCACGCTGCTCTTCGGCGCGTTCAACGGCGTGATGGTGTCCTGGATCGGCATCCAGCCGATCATCGCGACGCTGATCCTGATGGTGGCCGGCCGCGGCATCGCACAGCTGATCATGGACGGGCAGATCATCACGATCAACAGTGCGCCGTACAAGTGGATCGGCGCGGGCTGGCTGCTCACGCTGCCGGCCGCGGTGCTGATCGCGCTCACCATGATCGGAATCACCGCGCTGATCATGCGCCGGTCCGCGCTCGGCCTGCTGCTGGAGTCGGTCGGTGGCAACGCGGAGGCCAGCCGGCTGGTCGGCATCCGGGCCCGCAGCCTGGTGCTGCTGGTCTACGCGGTGAGCGGGCTCTGCGCGGGCCTGGCCGGGCTGATGATCAGCTCGAACGTCTCGTCCGCGGACGGCAACAACGCGGGTCTGCTGATCGAGCTGGACGCGATCCTCGCGGTGGTGATCGGCGGCACCGCGCTGACCGGCGGCCGTTTCTCGATCGGCGGTACGGTGATCGGCGCGCTGGTGATCCAGACGCTGTCCACCACGGTCTACACGCTGGGCGTACCCCCGGAGACGACCTTGATCTTCAAGGCCGTCGTGGTGACCATCGTGTGCCTGCTGCAGTCCCCGGCATTCCGCAGCAAGGTCTTCGGCCGGTGGGGACCGCGGCGCACGCCACCCCCGTCGTCCGGCAGTCCCTCCGAGCCGACGAGTGAGAAGGTGCCGGCGTGA
- a CDS encoding sugar ABC transporter ATP-binding protein, with product MPDPQPILQMKGITKEFPGVTALAGVDFRLFPGEVHALMGENGAGKSTLIKVLTGVYQAEAGVAVLAGERVHFSSPLKAQQAGVSTVYQEVNLCPNLSVAENIFIGREPRFLGLINNYPEMRRRSRELLARVDLDIDVTAPLASYSLAIQQLVAIVRAVDIAAKVVILDEPTSSLDAGEVQQLFRVMRRLKEDGVALLFVSHFLEQIYEISDRMTILRNGRLVGEWRTDELSRIELVSKMIGTELSVLEQLEEAPRRQLASLARQEPFLQATQLGKTGLVQPFDLSIHRGEVVGLAGLLGSGRTEVARLIFGADRAETGTIVIDGTPQTVKTPRTAIGRNIAFLPENRTTEGLVGDLSVRENIILAMQAARGWMRPVPPRRRDELVAKYIEALSIRPADPDALVRNLSGGNQQKVLLARWLITQPKLLILDEPTRGIDVGAKAEIQRLVVSLAEDGMSVLFISAELEEVLRLSHKVGVLRDRRLVAELANDESLTADRIMQTIASGEGS from the coding sequence ATGCCGGACCCACAGCCGATTCTGCAGATGAAGGGCATCACCAAGGAGTTCCCCGGCGTCACCGCGCTGGCCGGTGTCGACTTCCGGCTGTTCCCCGGCGAGGTGCACGCCCTGATGGGCGAGAACGGCGCCGGCAAGTCCACCCTGATCAAGGTGCTCACCGGCGTCTACCAGGCCGAGGCGGGCGTAGCCGTGCTGGCCGGGGAGCGGGTGCACTTCAGCAGCCCGCTCAAGGCGCAGCAGGCCGGCGTCAGCACGGTCTATCAGGAGGTCAACCTCTGCCCCAACCTCTCGGTGGCGGAGAACATCTTCATCGGCCGCGAGCCGCGGTTCCTCGGCCTGATCAACAACTACCCGGAGATGCGGCGGCGCTCCCGCGAGCTGCTCGCCCGGGTGGACCTGGACATCGACGTGACCGCGCCGCTGGCGAGTTACTCGCTGGCGATCCAGCAGCTGGTCGCGATCGTCCGGGCGGTGGACATCGCCGCCAAGGTGGTGATCCTGGACGAGCCCACGTCCAGTCTGGACGCCGGCGAGGTGCAGCAGCTGTTCCGGGTGATGCGGCGGCTCAAGGAGGACGGCGTCGCGCTGCTCTTCGTGTCGCACTTCCTGGAGCAGATCTACGAGATCTCCGACCGGATGACGATCCTGCGCAACGGCCGCCTGGTCGGCGAGTGGCGGACCGACGAGCTGAGCCGCATCGAGCTGGTCTCCAAGATGATCGGCACCGAGCTGTCGGTGCTGGAACAGCTGGAGGAGGCGCCGAGGCGCCAGCTGGCTTCGCTTGCGCGGCAGGAGCCGTTCCTGCAGGCCACCCAGCTGGGCAAGACCGGGCTGGTGCAGCCGTTCGACCTGTCGATCCACCGCGGCGAGGTGGTCGGCCTGGCCGGACTGCTCGGCTCCGGGCGTACCGAGGTGGCGCGGTTGATCTTCGGAGCGGACCGGGCGGAGACCGGCACGATCGTCATCGACGGCACGCCCCAGACGGTGAAGACGCCGCGCACCGCGATCGGGCGGAACATCGCGTTCCTCCCCGAGAACCGCACGACCGAGGGCCTGGTCGGCGATCTGTCGGTGCGGGAGAACATCATCCTGGCGATGCAGGCCGCGCGCGGCTGGATGCGCCCGGTGCCGCCGCGCCGCCGGGACGAGCTGGTGGCGAAGTACATCGAGGCGCTCAGCATCCGGCCGGCCGACCCGGACGCGCTGGTGCGCAACCTCAGCGGCGGCAACCAGCAGAAGGTGCTGCTCGCGCGCTGGCTGATCACCCAGCCCAAGCTGCTGATCCTGGACGAGCCCACGCGTGGCATCGACGTCGGCGCGAAGGCGGAGATCCAGCGGCTGGTGGTCTCGCTGGCCGAGGACGGCATGTCCGTGCTGTTCATCTCCGCGGAGCTGGAGGAGGTGCTGCGGCTCAGCCACAAGGTGGGCGTGCTGCGGGACCGCCGGCTGGTGGCGGAGCTGGCCAACGACGAGTCGCTGACCGCCGACCGGATCATGCAGACCATCGCGAGCGGGGAGGGCTCATGA
- a CDS encoding ABC transporter substrate-binding protein, whose protein sequence is MHVSRRKLFAVVAAAGLATSGLAACGDGTQDNDAGGADDKIVLGFAQVGAESGWRTANTKSIQDSARAAGIELQFSDAQQKQENQIKAIRGYIQQKVDVIAFSPVVNTGWDPVLKEAKAAGIPVILTDRAVDSTDTSLYVTFIGSDFIVEGQRAADWLIKEYEGKTEPVNIVELQGSPGAAPAIDRKKGFGDAIAANPNFKIIASQTGEFTRAKGKEVMTAFLQSNPDIDVLYAHNDDMALGAIQAIEEAGKKPGTDIKIISIDGVKDAFQAMVDGKINVVVECNPLLGPQLMELVQKVVKGETVEKRILTEEGVFTQDQAAAALPSRQY, encoded by the coding sequence ATGCACGTAAGCAGGAGGAAGCTTTTCGCGGTCGTCGCGGCGGCCGGTCTCGCCACCAGCGGGCTGGCCGCCTGTGGTGACGGCACACAGGACAACGACGCCGGCGGGGCCGACGACAAGATCGTCCTCGGTTTCGCCCAGGTCGGCGCGGAGTCCGGCTGGCGCACGGCGAACACGAAGTCCATCCAGGACTCCGCCAGGGCCGCCGGGATCGAGCTGCAGTTCTCCGACGCGCAGCAGAAGCAGGAGAACCAGATCAAGGCGATCCGGGGCTACATCCAGCAGAAGGTCGACGTGATCGCGTTCTCGCCGGTGGTCAACACCGGGTGGGACCCGGTGCTGAAGGAGGCGAAGGCGGCCGGCATCCCGGTGATCCTGACCGACCGCGCCGTCGACTCGACCGACACCTCGCTCTACGTCACGTTCATCGGCTCGGACTTCATCGTCGAGGGCCAGCGCGCCGCCGACTGGCTGATCAAGGAGTACGAGGGCAAGACCGAGCCGGTCAACATCGTGGAGCTGCAGGGCTCGCCGGGCGCCGCGCCGGCGATCGACCGGAAGAAGGGCTTCGGGGACGCCATCGCCGCGAACCCGAACTTCAAGATCATCGCGTCCCAGACCGGCGAGTTCACCCGGGCCAAGGGCAAGGAGGTGATGACCGCCTTCCTGCAGTCCAACCCGGACATCGACGTGCTCTACGCGCACAACGACGACATGGCGCTCGGCGCGATCCAGGCGATCGAGGAGGCCGGCAAGAAGCCCGGCACCGACATCAAGATCATCTCGATCGACGGCGTCAAGGACGCGTTCCAGGCGATGGTCGACGGCAAGATCAACGTGGTCGTCGAGTGCAACCCGCTGCTCGGCCCGCAGCTGATGGAACTCGTTCAGAAGGTCGTGAAGGGCGAGACCGTGGAGAAGCGCATCCTCACCGAGGAGGGCGTCTTCACCCAGGACCAGGCCGCCGCCGCGCTCCCCAGCCGGCAGTACTAG
- a CDS encoding LacI family DNA-binding transcriptional regulator: MTSTPDAARPAVMTDVARLAGVSHQTVSRVLNNHPSVRPDTRERVMRAVTELSYRPNAMARGLASRRSRVLGVVSFDTILFGPASTLLGIERAARGAGYGVSIVALERVDRAGVLSAVDGLASQGVDGIIIIAPQMAAQAALHSLPPGLPAVAVETGQDGVLPAVSVDQAEGARLAVRHLVELGHTTVWHVAGPGDWLEARDRVHGWRAALEEAGRPVPPVISGDWGARSGFTAGAALTGRDSVTAVFTANDQMALGLLRALHERGVRVPQDISVVGFDDIPEAEFMLPPLTTVRQDFDEVGRRSITALLRIIEGDDEDTPDTPAVVSPTLVVRRSTAPPRT, encoded by the coding sequence GTGACATCGACTCCCGACGCGGCGCGACCGGCGGTCATGACCGACGTCGCCCGGCTCGCCGGTGTCTCGCACCAGACCGTCTCCCGGGTTCTGAACAACCACCCGAGTGTCCGGCCGGACACGCGCGAGCGGGTCATGCGCGCGGTCACCGAGCTGAGTTACCGGCCCAACGCGATGGCCCGCGGCCTGGCCAGCCGCCGGTCCCGGGTGCTCGGCGTGGTCAGCTTCGACACCATCCTGTTCGGTCCCGCGTCCACACTGCTCGGCATCGAGCGGGCCGCGCGCGGCGCGGGTTACGGCGTCAGCATCGTCGCGCTGGAGCGGGTCGACCGGGCCGGCGTGCTCTCCGCGGTCGACGGCCTGGCCTCGCAGGGCGTGGACGGCATCATCATCATCGCGCCGCAGATGGCGGCGCAGGCCGCACTGCACAGCCTGCCGCCCGGCCTGCCCGCGGTCGCGGTCGAGACCGGCCAGGACGGCGTGCTCCCGGCCGTCTCGGTCGACCAGGCCGAGGGCGCGCGGCTCGCGGTCCGGCACCTGGTGGAGCTGGGCCACACCACGGTCTGGCACGTGGCCGGCCCCGGCGACTGGCTGGAGGCGCGCGACCGCGTGCACGGCTGGCGCGCCGCGCTGGAGGAGGCCGGCCGCCCGGTCCCACCGGTGATCTCCGGCGACTGGGGCGCCCGGTCCGGCTTCACCGCCGGCGCCGCGCTGACCGGCCGCGACTCGGTCACCGCGGTCTTCACCGCCAACGACCAGATGGCCCTGGGCCTGCTCCGCGCGCTGCACGAGCGCGGCGTCCGGGTCCCCCAGGACATCAGCGTGGTCGGCTTCGACGACATCCCGGAGGCGGAGTTCATGCTGCCGCCGCTGACCACGGTCCGCCAGGACTTCGACGAGGTCGGCCGGCGCAGCATCACCGCGCTGCTGCGGATCATCGAGGGCGACGACGAGGACACACCGGACACACCGGCCGTGGTCTCACCGACGCTCGTGGTCCGCCGCTCCACCGCCCCACCCCGCACCTGA
- a CDS encoding MerR family transcriptional regulator produces MAQSEDMFGDDDYPAYTMGRAAEIIGASPDFLRRLGEAKLITPLRSAGGHRRYSRYQLRLAARAREMVDQGTALEAACRIIILEDQLEDALRQNENYRLDQRRTDTGAA; encoded by the coding sequence ATGGCCCAATCCGAGGACATGTTCGGAGACGACGACTACCCGGCCTACACGATGGGCCGCGCTGCGGAGATCATCGGTGCCTCACCGGACTTCCTGCGCCGGCTCGGCGAGGCGAAGCTCATAACACCACTCCGCTCGGCCGGCGGCCACCGGCGGTACTCCCGATACCAGCTGCGTCTCGCCGCGCGGGCCCGGGAGATGGTCGACCAGGGCACCGCCCTGGAGGCGGCCTGCCGCATCATCATCCTCGAGGACCAGCTCGAGGATGCCCTCCGCCAGAACGAGAACTACCGGCTCGACCAGCGCCGGACCGACACCGGCGCCGCCTGA
- a CDS encoding pyridoxal phosphate-dependent aminotransferase encodes MRHGSSIDLSLLRQGAHSASIATLQRNMGEGARIVDFCIPCNPYFPTPEMFAELSANLESILKYYPSSAETITKQLCSALGLHPQTVAMANGSTELITWIDHLLIKESVAIPIPTFGRWTDQPLETGKRVDMYPLQEADNYQLDLDDYARFIRQRGSRVAVICNPNNPDGGYIPRREILRFVDMLHDLDLVVIDESFIDFVDQERQPSVAAEAGIRTNMLVLKSLGKNFGLHGIRFGYMVANPALATKIGGALPKWNLNSLAETVVHMIKDHEAEYRESLRRLSRDRMRMADELTRVPGLTVWPSQGNFLLVKLGPGWDGVELRNFLISRYGIYVRECGNKLGMTSQYLRFVVRPPEDVVRLVDGMHAYGRYLHSEGMMHVESEIESADLIVHPASRGALTNGTGVHAVIR; translated from the coding sequence TTGCGACACGGCAGCAGCATCGACCTGAGTCTTCTGCGGCAGGGGGCGCACAGCGCGTCCATCGCCACGCTGCAGCGGAACATGGGCGAGGGAGCGCGGATCGTCGACTTCTGCATCCCCTGCAATCCGTACTTCCCGACGCCGGAGATGTTCGCGGAGCTGTCCGCGAACCTGGAGAGCATCCTGAAGTACTACCCGAGCAGCGCCGAGACCATCACCAAGCAGCTGTGCAGCGCGCTCGGCCTGCACCCGCAGACCGTGGCGATGGCGAACGGCTCGACCGAGCTGATCACCTGGATCGACCACCTCCTGATCAAGGAGAGCGTGGCGATCCCGATCCCGACCTTCGGCCGGTGGACCGACCAGCCGCTGGAGACCGGCAAGCGGGTCGACATGTACCCGTTGCAGGAGGCGGACAACTACCAGCTCGACCTGGACGACTACGCGCGCTTCATCCGGCAGCGCGGCTCCCGGGTCGCGGTGATCTGCAACCCGAACAACCCGGACGGCGGCTACATCCCGCGGCGGGAGATCCTGCGCTTCGTCGACATGCTGCACGACCTGGACCTGGTGGTGATCGACGAGTCGTTCATCGACTTCGTGGACCAGGAACGGCAGCCGTCGGTCGCGGCCGAGGCCGGCATCCGGACGAACATGCTGGTCCTGAAGAGCCTGGGCAAGAACTTCGGGCTGCACGGCATCCGGTTCGGCTACATGGTGGCGAACCCGGCGCTGGCCACGAAGATCGGCGGTGCGCTGCCGAAGTGGAACCTGAACTCGCTGGCCGAGACCGTGGTCCACATGATCAAGGATCACGAGGCGGAGTATCGGGAGAGCCTGCGCCGGCTGTCCCGCGACCGCATGCGGATGGCGGACGAGCTGACCCGGGTGCCCGGCCTCACGGTCTGGCCGTCGCAGGGCAACTTCCTGCTGGTCAAGCTGGGCCCCGGCTGGGACGGCGTGGAGCTTCGGAACTTCCTGATCTCGCGGTACGGCATCTACGTCCGCGAGTGCGGCAACAAGCTCGGCATGACCAGCCAGTACCTGCGCTTCGTGGTCCGCCCGCCGGAGGACGTGGTCCGCCTGGTGGACGGCATGCACGCCTACGGGCGTTACCTGCACAGCGAGGGCATGATGCACGTCGAGTCGGAGATCGAGAGCGCCGACCTCATCGTGCACCCGGCCAGCCGGGGCGCGCTGACCAACGGAACGGGCGTGCACGCCGTCATCCGCTGA